Proteins from one Flavobacterium branchiarum genomic window:
- a CDS encoding TonB-dependent receptor, with product MKYHNSKPTWFVLLISFLFSFLIGFAQQNQGKIKGQITTSDGKPVAGVTIILKVSKFSTTTKADGSFKFDKVGSNIYTIQASLKGYETIEQEVSVSQNGITTLSLLLKASNKEQVNDSSQLDEIIVSASRKVETLSKTPSSVTVINAKDIDNLSIVSPNIANIIAYAVPGLGSATNNTGNYGQTLRGRNPLVLIDGIPQSTPLKSAGREMRSIDPSVIERIEVIKGATAIYGNGADGGLINYITKSGKTQKKFAGYSEAGTNGNIKGDSVIGYRLLQQFYGKIKKFNYFIGGVYEKTGVFRDAEGEVISPEYGLGETKTYNVFSKLGYDLTDKQRIDFMYNYFSSNQDSDFVLKNGVYGVSPAIGVLGNRLGADEGTRYNHNMNLQYTNKEIFGRTNLTANLYYQDFLTIFSNSAFFYGSGQSQTASTKKGLRVYLNTPFTVSSSVSGDVTYGFDLLNDKTNQKLVDGRIWVPNIDMVNIAPYAQLSTQLFGDWTLKAGLRAENIKINIDDYKTLATGANGAGSIAVEGGELNYDAFVINAGLRYSKFKFFNPFVSFSQAFSIFDLGRVLTAAKQDAISKLETEPIIVNNYEGGFSSQLGKLNLSASYYYSTSKLGTNLIQVDGFLLAERLPERVWGYEVQLDYQLIKELTIGGNYAYVQGRGDKDDDGHFYGDNDIYLKSNRIPPVKVTSYVKFGNERLNIEVYWMYVGDRDYFKPNAKGAYAIGEGPIKSFNLWNLATAYKVTSQIRLKLGIENLLNSSYYTTTSQFFGTNANYTRGNGTRFNLAVGYSF from the coding sequence ATGAAATATCATAATTCAAAACCGACATGGTTCGTCTTACTAATTAGTTTCCTATTTTCATTTCTAATTGGTTTTGCCCAACAAAATCAAGGGAAAATAAAAGGACAAATAACCACCTCTGATGGAAAACCTGTTGCTGGTGTAACTATTATTCTTAAAGTTTCAAAATTCAGTACTACTACAAAAGCCGACGGTAGTTTTAAATTTGATAAAGTGGGTAGTAACATCTATACAATACAAGCATCTTTAAAAGGATATGAGACCATTGAACAGGAGGTTAGTGTATCACAAAACGGAATAACAACTCTTAGTTTATTATTAAAAGCATCTAATAAGGAGCAAGTAAATGATAGTTCTCAATTAGATGAGATTATTGTCTCTGCCAGTAGAAAGGTAGAAACATTATCAAAAACACCATCATCTGTAACAGTAATTAATGCAAAGGATATTGACAACTTATCTATAGTAAGTCCAAATATTGCTAATATAATTGCTTATGCGGTACCTGGTTTAGGTTCAGCTACAAATAATACGGGTAATTATGGCCAAACTCTAAGAGGAAGAAATCCATTAGTACTTATAGATGGTATTCCGCAATCAACACCTTTAAAATCAGCAGGTAGAGAAATGCGATCAATCGACCCTTCGGTTATAGAACGTATTGAGGTAATTAAAGGCGCTACTGCTATTTACGGGAATGGGGCCGATGGAGGTTTAATTAATTACATCACAAAATCAGGTAAAACACAAAAGAAATTTGCTGGATACAGTGAAGCTGGTACTAATGGAAACATTAAAGGTGATAGTGTTATTGGATACCGACTTTTACAACAGTTTTATGGAAAAATAAAGAAGTTCAATTATTTCATTGGAGGTGTTTATGAAAAAACAGGCGTTTTTCGTGATGCAGAAGGTGAAGTTATCTCTCCTGAATATGGATTAGGCGAAACTAAAACATACAATGTGTTTTCTAAACTAGGATATGATTTAACAGATAAGCAAAGAATTGACTTCATGTATAATTATTTTAGTTCTAATCAAGATTCAGATTTTGTACTTAAAAATGGGGTTTACGGCGTTAGTCCAGCCATAGGTGTATTAGGTAACAGATTAGGAGCAGATGAAGGTACTCGGTACAATCATAATATGAACCTACAGTATACAAACAAAGAAATTTTTGGAAGAACTAATTTAACAGCCAACTTATATTATCAGGATTTCTTGACTATTTTTTCAAATTCAGCTTTCTTCTACGGCTCAGGACAGTCACAAACAGCCTCTACCAAAAAAGGATTAAGAGTTTACTTAAACACACCGTTTACAGTTTCTTCTTCTGTTTCTGGTGATGTTACTTATGGTTTTGATTTACTAAATGATAAAACAAATCAAAAATTAGTAGATGGTAGAATTTGGGTTCCAAACATCGATATGGTTAATATTGCACCTTATGCACAATTATCTACACAGCTATTTGGCGATTGGACCTTAAAAGCAGGCTTGCGTGCAGAAAACATAAAAATTAACATAGACGACTACAAAACTCTTGCTACTGGCGCTAATGGAGCAGGAAGTATAGCTGTAGAAGGAGGTGAACTTAATTATGATGCTTTCGTAATTAATGCAGGTTTAAGATATTCTAAGTTTAAATTCTTTAATCCTTTTGTAAGTTTTTCTCAAGCATTCTCCATATTTGATTTAGGTAGAGTGCTAACTGCTGCAAAACAAGACGCAATATCAAAATTAGAAACAGAACCAATTATCGTTAATAATTATGAAGGCGGTTTTAGTAGTCAATTAGGGAAGTTAAATCTTAGCGCTTCTTATTATTATAGTACTTCTAAACTCGGAACCAACCTGATTCAAGTCGATGGTTTCTTACTTGCCGAACGTTTACCTGAGCGAGTTTGGGGTTACGAAGTGCAATTAGATTACCAATTAATTAAAGAACTTACGATAGGTGGAAATTATGCTTATGTGCAAGGTAGAGGAGACAAAGATGATGACGGACATTTTTATGGCGACAATGATATTTATTTAAAGTCGAATAGAATACCGCCAGTTAAAGTGACTAGTTATGTGAAATTTGGAAACGAACGATTAAATATTGAAGTGTATTGGATGTATGTTGGTGATCGTGATTATTTTAAACCTAATGCCAAAGGTGCTTATGCTATTGGAGAAGGGCCAATAAAATCATTTAACTTATGGAACTTGGCCACTGCTTATAAAGTAACAAGCCAAATTAGACTGAAACTTGGTATTGAAAATCTTCTAAACTCATCATATTATACAACAACTTCTCAATTTTTTGGTACTAATGCTAATTATACGAGAGGAAACGGTACAAGATTTAATTTAGCTGTTGGGTATAGTTTTTAA
- a CDS encoding alpha/beta hydrolase — MKTLFFTTLLLASSLAISAQDIIHKKIFSAKMNKDIETVIITPKLKKGATYKTVYILHGYSGNPDRTYTKDIPDLVSKSEMYQTIYVLPNGNFNSWYVDSPVDKTSQYQTFIGKELVEYIDSNYPSIKNRKFRGILGWSMGGYGATNIGITYKNTFSIVGSTCGAIDFNRFGENFHNYQVDKFLGEYKNLPQEYLTFNKADKMKESNQFYYFDCGTEDGQMIDMNRDFHQLLTNQKIEHFYIESRGGHDTNYWSKALSNQLALFENQFNIQ; from the coding sequence ATGAAAACACTATTTTTTACAACACTATTACTTGCTTCGTCATTAGCAATTTCTGCTCAAGATATTATTCATAAAAAAATATTCAGTGCAAAAATGAATAAGGATATTGAAACTGTAATAATCACACCTAAACTTAAAAAAGGAGCAACCTATAAAACTGTTTATATACTCCACGGTTATAGCGGAAATCCCGATAGAACTTACACAAAAGATATTCCAGATCTTGTTAGTAAATCTGAAATGTACCAAACCATCTATGTTTTACCCAATGGAAATTTTAATAGTTGGTATGTAGATAGTCCTGTTGATAAAACTTCACAATATCAAACTTTTATCGGAAAAGAATTGGTGGAATATATAGATTCTAATTATCCATCAATTAAAAATAGAAAATTTAGAGGAATTTTAGGTTGGAGCATGGGCGGTTATGGGGCAACAAATATTGGAATAACTTATAAAAATACTTTTTCAATTGTCGGAAGTACTTGTGGAGCAATTGATTTTAATCGTTTTGGAGAAAACTTTCACAATTATCAAGTAGACAAGTTTCTGGGAGAGTATAAAAATTTACCTCAGGAATATTTAACTTTTAATAAAGCTGATAAAATGAAAGAATCAAATCAATTTTATTACTTTGATTGCGGCACAGAAGATGGTCAAATGATTGATATGAATAGGGATTTTCATCAACTTTTAACCAATCAAAAAATTGAGCATTTTTACATTGAATCTCGTGGAGGACATGACACTAATTATTGGAGTAAAGCACTGTCTAATCAATTAGCTTTATTTGAAAATCAATTTAATATCCAATAA
- a CDS encoding DUF1810 domain-containing protein, which yields MPNTNKDLIRFLEAQNQLYLTALSEIKKGKKETHWMWFIFPQIVGLGTSDTSKFYAITDLNEATDFVAHPILGKHLIEISELILTFKMKSIESILGELESRKLRSSMTLFTMVENSNPIFQHVLDAFFSGEKDPLTLSIINSIIKESIETTTLL from the coding sequence ATGCCAAACACAAACAAAGATTTAATCCGCTTTTTAGAAGCACAAAACCAGTTGTATCTTACTGCTCTTTCTGAAATAAAAAAGGGAAAAAAAGAAACCCACTGGATGTGGTTTATCTTCCCTCAAATTGTAGGATTAGGCACTAGCGATACTTCTAAATTTTATGCTATTACAGATTTAAATGAAGCTACAGATTTTGTTGCTCACCCGATTTTAGGTAAGCATCTTATTGAGATCTCAGAATTGATTTTGACTTTTAAAATGAAATCTATTGAATCTATCCTTGGAGAGTTAGAATCACGAAAGCTACGCTCTTCGATGACTCTTTTTACCATGGTAGAAAATAGCAACCCAATTTTTCAGCACGTACTGGACGCCTTCTTCTCTGGAGAAAAAGATCCTCTTACCTTGTCCATTATTAATTCAATTATAAAGGAATCTATTGAAACAACTACACTGTTATAA
- a CDS encoding TonB-dependent receptor, with the protein MYNRKKRFLFIFTLCAPFVLYSQASNDSIRPLKEVILKGKPFQEVIPVQSLSGKLLENLASHNVADALRYFAGTQIKDYGGLGGLKTVDVRNMGTHHVGVFYDGIQLGNAQNGVTDLGKYSLDDMESLTMYNGQKSEIFQSAKDFAAASAIYLKTKRPVFDDNKKTHLLVRYKTMSINYNNPSFRWEQKLSDKVSMSVSSEYIKSNGQYKFRYKRDNQDGTVAYDTTATRHNSDIEALRFESGIYGKINNGTWDAKVYYYDSDRGAPGAIVENKFSDGFRQTDKNFFAQASIIKDFTKKYKFQAKLKYADDYTHYVARDTTSILGEIVTEGAQSDDSYYQKEIYFSAVNMYSILHTWDVSLSTDFQYNKLDATRKGIQTQFSFPQRYTALFSLASSLRVGQFKALGSLVGTYVQEEVRYNAKAPDKKELTPALFISYTPFKDYDFNIRAFAKRIFRMPTFNDLYYTMVGSSTLRPEYMNQYDIGFTYNLPAGKSFFDKFSIQADAYYTDTKDKIVAAPTGNLFRWMMTNMGQVKGHGIETVINMGKQINKLNLTANLTYTYSESRDYTKFLGLETSSYGDQIPYTPWHSGSGILNANYGSWNFNYSFIYVGKRYNGNVNNIKVNEVQPWYTHDLSLQKSFALSHYLIKGTVEVNNLLNQHYEVIYNYPMPGRTLKFIISIEL; encoded by the coding sequence ATGTATAATAGAAAAAAAAGATTCTTATTTATTTTTACGTTGTGTGCCCCATTCGTGCTTTATTCTCAAGCATCAAATGATAGTATTCGACCTTTAAAAGAAGTAATTCTAAAAGGAAAACCTTTTCAAGAAGTAATTCCAGTACAAAGTCTTTCAGGGAAATTACTAGAAAATTTAGCCAGCCATAATGTTGCCGATGCCCTTCGCTACTTTGCTGGAACTCAAATTAAAGATTACGGAGGACTTGGAGGACTTAAAACAGTCGATGTACGTAATATGGGTACCCATCATGTGGGTGTTTTTTATGATGGAATTCAATTGGGTAATGCCCAGAATGGAGTTACTGATTTAGGTAAATATTCCTTAGACGATATGGAGTCGCTTACGATGTATAATGGACAGAAAAGTGAAATTTTTCAGTCGGCAAAGGACTTTGCGGCAGCTTCAGCAATTTATCTAAAAACAAAACGCCCTGTTTTTGATGATAATAAAAAGACACATTTGTTAGTACGCTATAAAACGATGTCTATAAATTACAACAATCCTTCTTTTAGATGGGAACAAAAATTAAGTGATAAAGTAAGCATGAGTGTAAGCTCAGAATACATCAAATCAAACGGTCAGTACAAATTTAGATATAAAAGAGACAATCAAGATGGTACCGTGGCATATGATACTACAGCAACAAGGCATAATAGTGATATAGAAGCATTACGATTTGAATCAGGTATTTATGGTAAAATCAATAACGGTACGTGGGATGCAAAGGTGTATTACTATGATTCTGATAGGGGAGCACCAGGAGCTATTGTTGAAAACAAGTTTTCAGATGGATTCAGACAAACTGATAAGAATTTCTTCGCACAAGCATCTATAATAAAGGATTTTACAAAAAAATATAAATTTCAGGCAAAGCTTAAATATGCAGATGATTACACACATTATGTTGCACGAGATACCACAAGCATATTAGGCGAAATAGTAACAGAAGGAGCACAGTCCGATGATAGTTATTATCAAAAAGAAATATATTTCTCTGCAGTAAATATGTACAGCATATTACATACGTGGGACGTTTCGCTATCAACCGATTTTCAATACAATAAATTAGACGCAACAAGAAAAGGAATACAAACGCAGTTTTCGTTTCCGCAACGCTATACGGCATTATTTTCATTAGCAAGTTCTCTTAGAGTTGGACAATTTAAGGCTTTAGGTAGTCTTGTTGGGACTTATGTGCAGGAAGAAGTACGTTATAACGCCAAAGCGCCAGATAAAAAAGAGTTGACTCCTGCTTTGTTTATTAGTTATACCCCTTTTAAAGATTATGACTTTAATATTAGAGCATTTGCAAAGCGCATATTTAGAATGCCAACTTTTAATGATTTATATTATACTATGGTTGGTTCTAGTACACTACGACCTGAATATATGAATCAATACGATATTGGTTTTACTTATAATTTGCCCGCAGGAAAAAGTTTCTTTGATAAATTTTCTATTCAAGCAGATGCCTATTATACTGATACTAAAGACAAAATAGTAGCAGCTCCTACAGGAAATTTATTTCGTTGGATGATGACAAACATGGGACAAGTAAAAGGACATGGTATTGAAACGGTTATCAATATGGGAAAACAGATTAATAAATTAAATCTAACCGCCAATCTAACATATACTTATTCAGAAAGCAGGGATTATACAAAATTTTTAGGCTTAGAAACTTCGTCATATGGAGATCAAATTCCTTACACACCATGGCATAGTGGATCTGGAATCCTAAATGCTAACTATGGATCTTGGAATTTTAACTACAGCTTTATTTACGTTGGAAAACGATACAATGGAAATGTAAATAATATAAAGGTGAATGAAGTTCAACCTTGGTATACTCATGACTTGTCGCTACAAAAATCTTTTGCACTTAGCCATTATCTAATAAAAGGAACTGTAGAAGTTAATAATCTTCTTAACCAGCATTACGAGGTTATATACAATTATCCTATGCCGGGTCGTACACTAAAATTTATAATCAGTATTGAGCTATGA